From a region of the Neobacillus niacini genome:
- a CDS encoding DUF3289 family protein — protein sequence MLKNKVKSMVNIFLSSAIVFGGIGQTVVAKGNIDAKIPSEENVKQWLSEYEYYEDTRDGLIYEKVAINELKRFVKVLKDKNAKLDAKTLDTLVVEFEKSGDFKQTNMNELEMFEQLINQYEQAVQDEYIKEVVLKSDLLLNIKHKLTIYLWGYAANNDFNKPTEVLLADILFNFYLSDKIVNKNAIGILKDITDQSDQNGNKIKAHLDNAVKMSDKANEFLEKDLGIPAAKSYQNAYKQMLFGLEKAGYTFNTEFFESTSDTDGDTITDGVEFQEGMNPFKMDTDGDGLKDNIEYEIKSSISPTKYDTDQNGISDADEDSDGDGLNNKDEQVYQTNLTKKDSDQDSLTDGYEVQQFKSLPNKDDTDSDGLSDGDEFALKTNPNAADSDNDETPDSQELHKQSIRTTFNQPDKSEITSVEVSLSTTDNINKTTRITTNKGNMKTANLYGLIGSPVRINTQSEFDKASIQFTYDEAQLGDTSEQDLGIIWYNEEEEMFESLDTVLDTSKNTISFETTQLREYMIVDKKKWMELWSKEADNSKKLGVNSDGPSAQEIDSDGDGLYDTYETEGMKTPYGIIYTNPDKKDSDGDGLTDGQEMGPFRTFTFEIFGITIHYEGFFPTSFPDQKDSDGDGIFDNEDSRPLNSDLSNLVIFQSDRPEGYDENGNVANDMTTNDYTGDEMTDISWMFNFQLLESYFPGILFDEFEMMSTDLFSTGEMEDVVLDMIDHFEEGTGTEYSNQTLTKKASEHETTKAYVDYVKNALVDELKKNGGNLGALRFDKSTKATNSFYQNIQDNASYPTFSSWGDRIGGLTITVNDTWGNTISVKDFSVENNHFKGVMHVRLYDHFGLDQPDVEKMYVNLAGFRSWFVLQHYEDYDGEYKPFVSIMEMDIPFEGELNN from the coding sequence ATGTTGAAAAATAAAGTAAAAAGTATGGTGAATATTTTTTTGAGCTCTGCCATTGTTTTCGGCGGAATTGGGCAAACAGTGGTGGCCAAGGGTAATATAGATGCTAAGATTCCTAGTGAGGAAAATGTAAAACAGTGGTTAAGTGAATATGAATATTATGAGGATACTAGAGATGGATTAATCTATGAGAAGGTAGCAATAAATGAATTAAAGCGTTTCGTAAAAGTCTTAAAAGATAAGAATGCTAAGTTAGATGCTAAAACACTAGATACTCTGGTTGTGGAATTTGAGAAGTCCGGAGACTTTAAGCAAACAAATATGAATGAACTTGAAATGTTTGAACAATTGATTAACCAATATGAACAAGCAGTTCAAGACGAGTATATAAAAGAGGTTGTTCTAAAAAGTGATCTGCTCTTGAATATCAAACATAAGTTAACAATATATCTATGGGGCTATGCAGCAAATAACGATTTTAATAAACCAACTGAAGTATTACTTGCAGATATACTCTTTAATTTTTATCTATCGGATAAAATTGTCAATAAAAATGCTATTGGCATCTTAAAAGATATCACTGATCAATCGGATCAAAATGGAAATAAAATAAAAGCCCATTTGGATAACGCTGTGAAAATGTCTGATAAAGCAAATGAGTTTTTAGAAAAAGATCTAGGAATCCCTGCAGCAAAGTCCTATCAAAATGCATATAAACAAATGTTATTCGGGCTTGAAAAAGCAGGCTATACATTTAATACAGAATTCTTTGAATCTACCTCTGACACGGACGGTGACACGATAACAGATGGAGTAGAATTCCAAGAGGGAATGAATCCATTTAAAATGGATACAGATGGGGATGGATTAAAGGATAATATTGAATATGAGATTAAATCATCTATTTCCCCAACAAAATATGATACAGATCAAAATGGTATAAGTGACGCAGATGAAGATAGCGATGGAGACGGCCTGAATAATAAAGATGAGCAGGTTTATCAAACAAATTTAACGAAGAAAGATTCTGACCAAGATAGTTTAACGGACGGATATGAAGTACAACAGTTTAAATCATTACCTAATAAGGATGATACAGATAGCGATGGATTAAGTGATGGAGATGAATTTGCTTTAAAGACAAATCCGAATGCTGCAGACAGTGATAATGACGAGACCCCGGATTCACAAGAACTCCATAAACAATCTATTCGTACAACATTTAATCAGCCTGATAAATCAGAAATTACTAGTGTAGAAGTTAGTTTAAGTACAACGGATAATATTAATAAAACCACTAGAATTACAACAAACAAAGGAAATATGAAAACAGCTAATCTATACGGTCTTATTGGTTCTCCTGTAAGGATCAATACTCAATCAGAATTTGATAAAGCAAGCATTCAATTTACTTATGATGAAGCACAGCTTGGAGACACATCGGAACAGGACTTAGGGATCATTTGGTATAACGAAGAGGAGGAAATGTTTGAAAGCCTTGACACTGTGTTAGATACAAGTAAGAATACAATAAGTTTCGAAACGACTCAGCTTCGTGAATATATGATTGTTGATAAGAAAAAATGGATGGAGCTTTGGAGTAAGGAAGCTGACAACTCAAAGAAGCTTGGTGTAAATAGTGATGGTCCAAGTGCTCAAGAGATAGATTCAGATGGGGATGGCTTATACGATACCTATGAAACGGAAGGAATGAAAACACCATACGGTATCATCTACACGAATCCTGACAAGAAAGATAGTGACGGAGATGGATTAACCGATGGGCAAGAAATGGGTCCATTTAGAACATTCACTTTTGAGATTTTTGGAATTACGATTCATTATGAAGGTTTCTTTCCAACCAGTTTTCCTGACCAAAAAGATAGTGATGGGGATGGAATATTTGATAATGAGGATTCAAGACCGTTGAACTCTGATTTATCCAATTTAGTCATTTTTCAATCAGATCGACCAGAAGGCTATGATGAAAATGGAAATGTAGCGAATGATATGACAACAAATGATTATACAGGAGATGAGATGACGGACATTAGCTGGATGTTTAATTTTCAATTACTTGAATCATATTTCCCAGGTATACTATTTGATGAGTTTGAGATGATGTCAACAGACTTATTTTCTACGGGAGAAATGGAAGATGTTGTTTTAGATATGATTGATCATTTTGAGGAGGGAACTGGTACAGAGTATAGTAATCAGACTTTAACGAAAAAAGCTAGTGAGCATGAGACAACAAAAGCCTATGTTGACTATGTCAAAAATGCTTTAGTTGATGAGCTAAAGAAAAATGGAGGAAATTTGGGAGCACTTCGGTTTGACAAAAGTACAAAAGCCACTAACTCATTTTATCAAAATATACAGGATAATGCTTCTTACCCGACGTTTAGCAGCTGGGGTGATAGAATAGGCGGACTTACCATTACGGTAAATGATACATGGGGGAATACGATATCCGTAAAAGATTTTTCAGTAGAGAACAATCACTTTAAAGGTGTCATGCATGTTCGTTTATATGATCATTTTGGGTTAGATCAGCCAGATGTAGAGAAAATGTATGTTAACTTAGCAGGATTTCGTTCTTGGTTTGTCTTACAGCATTATGAAGATTATGATGGAGAATATAAACCCTTTGTTAGTATAATGGAAATGGATATACCATTCGAGGGGGAATTGAACAATTAA
- a CDS encoding IS3 family transposase yields MRKDYPVNLLCRILGVSSSGYFAFLKRPKRKPSGEERQDLKQVKRIYFLHKGTYGAKRISRALKAEGIIINHKKVARLLNEANLKAKVRQPKTTHESKEQSAGYVYKNLLNRDFDAVHPNQKWVTDMSEVLVGQEKLYISAVMDLFNREVIAFEMSSSPNKDLIKATIMAAQKKRKLDTLDGVLIHSDQGSVYRSHMYRNLSKELHFIPSMSRKANCWDNAVIESFFSQLKTEFPCFYPNSPIDSFQHDLKKYIRYYNEKRIQKRMGFVSPKMYYFNYQNAS; encoded by the coding sequence TTGAGAAAGGATTATCCAGTCAATCTTTTATGCCGCATACTTGGGGTTTCCTCAAGTGGTTATTTTGCATTTCTTAAACGTCCTAAGCGCAAACCATCTGGAGAAGAACGCCAAGATTTAAAACAAGTAAAAAGGATTTATTTCCTTCACAAGGGTACGTATGGAGCCAAAAGAATATCCCGAGCATTAAAAGCCGAGGGCATAATAATAAATCACAAAAAAGTAGCGCGACTCTTGAATGAGGCCAATTTGAAAGCAAAGGTGAGGCAACCAAAAACTACTCATGAATCTAAGGAACAATCTGCAGGCTATGTCTATAAAAATCTATTAAATAGGGATTTTGACGCCGTTCATCCCAACCAAAAATGGGTAACAGATATGTCAGAGGTTTTGGTGGGTCAGGAAAAGTTGTATATCTCTGCGGTAATGGATTTATTTAATCGCGAAGTAATTGCCTTTGAAATGAGTTCAAGTCCTAATAAGGACTTGATAAAAGCGACTATTATGGCTGCACAGAAAAAGCGAAAATTGGATACATTGGACGGGGTCCTAATCCATAGCGACCAAGGAAGTGTGTACAGATCTCACATGTATCGCAATCTTAGTAAGGAGCTCCACTTCATACCAAGTATGTCAAGGAAGGCAAACTGTTGGGATAACGCTGTCATTGAGAGCTTTTTTTCGCAGTTAAAGACGGAATTCCCTTGTTTTTATCCAAACAGCCCAATTGATTCCTTTCAACATGATTTAAAGAAATATATTCGTTATTACAATGAAAAACGAATCCAAAAAAGAATGGGATTCGTTTCTCCTAAAATGTATTATTTTAATTACCAAAATGCATCATAA
- a CDS encoding FIMAH domain-containing protein codes for MFEGKEVFRHPTLTNASYIKTLVEQLEEEGEFANHGAASSLQAHLDTVVRFEKQEAAERVVKHMQSFKQLLENHKKDGLISEVAYNDLKTNTDSLIKKWQ; via the coding sequence ATGTTTGAGGGGAAGGAAGTTTTCCGTCATCCAACGCTTACAAATGCATCCTATATAAAGACACTTGTTGAGCAATTAGAAGAAGAAGGGGAATTTGCCAACCATGGTGCTGCCAGCTCCTTACAGGCCCATTTAGATACAGTGGTCCGTTTTGAAAAACAGGAAGCAGCCGAAAGGGTTGTCAAGCACATGCAAAGCTTTAAACAGTTGCTAGAAAATCATAAAAAAGATGGCTTGATATCCGAGGTTGCGTATAACGACCTTAAAACTAATACTGATTCTTTGATTAAGAAGTGGCAATAA
- a CDS encoding MFS transporter has translation MKGKQNNKTTSSKKILFASLIGSTIEFYDFFLYGTVASLVFNKLFFPNDDPFVSLLLAYATFGVTFFIRPLGGLVFSHMGDKFGRKNTLVISLLLMGISTVLIGLLPTYNSVGVLAPILLVLLRLLQGIALGGEWGGAVLLAVESAPKQKRGFYGSFPAMGIPLGMLLGTASVSLMSLLPNGQFLTWGWRVPFLLSALLVGIGIWIRRGIEETSAFQEEKEKGNVVKVPLLETLRYHWKAVLISLGAKCVEVGPFYIFTTFFIAYSTGTIGFSRTTALNVITISTLVTTLCIPLMGMLSDKIGRKRVFLLGAAGLALFAFPYFYLLSLKSTFWVYAISIIALGILWPSIASIIGTMFTEMFSTNVGYTGITLGYQTGSALFGGTAPMIATVLLKNYNGSWTPLAIFICILCIASFISVLFLRKTHENSPVETSLSSKTLVTK, from the coding sequence ATGAAAGGGAAACAAAATAATAAAACGACAAGCTCCAAAAAAATTCTATTTGCTAGTTTAATTGGCAGCACTATTGAGTTTTATGATTTCTTTCTATATGGGACTGTAGCTTCACTCGTGTTTAACAAGTTGTTCTTCCCAAATGATGATCCCTTTGTAAGCTTATTGCTTGCCTATGCAACTTTCGGTGTGACGTTTTTCATTCGTCCTCTTGGCGGCCTCGTATTTAGCCATATGGGAGACAAATTTGGAAGAAAAAATACGCTTGTAATTTCTCTTCTGCTAATGGGGATTTCAACTGTGCTGATTGGATTATTGCCGACCTATAATTCAGTTGGGGTCTTGGCACCGATTTTACTTGTTCTTTTGCGCCTCCTTCAAGGGATTGCCCTTGGCGGCGAATGGGGAGGAGCCGTTTTGCTGGCAGTCGAATCTGCACCGAAACAAAAACGCGGTTTCTATGGAAGCTTCCCAGCAATGGGAATTCCGCTTGGAATGTTATTGGGTACCGCCTCCGTATCGTTGATGAGTTTGCTTCCCAATGGACAATTCCTGACTTGGGGCTGGCGAGTTCCGTTTTTACTAAGTGCTCTGTTGGTAGGAATCGGCATTTGGATTCGCCGAGGTATTGAAGAAACATCTGCCTTTCAAGAGGAAAAGGAAAAAGGAAATGTGGTCAAAGTTCCACTCCTTGAGACCCTTCGCTATCATTGGAAAGCCGTTTTAATTTCACTAGGCGCGAAATGCGTAGAAGTCGGCCCGTTCTATATCTTCACAACCTTCTTTATTGCTTATTCCACAGGTACCATTGGCTTTTCTAGAACAACGGCATTAAATGTTATTACTATTTCGACTCTTGTTACCACACTCTGTATTCCATTAATGGGCATGTTATCGGATAAAATTGGCCGGAAACGTGTTTTCCTTCTTGGTGCAGCTGGATTAGCACTATTTGCTTTTCCATACTTCTATTTACTTTCACTAAAGTCTACTTTCTGGGTCTATGCGATTTCTATTATTGCTTTAGGAATTCTCTGGCCCTCCATCGCAAGTATTATTGGAACCATGTTCACTGAGATGTTCAGTACCAATGTTGGCTACACAGGAATTACCCTTGGCTACCAAACAGGTTCAGCATTATTTGGTGGAACGGCTCCGATGATCGCAACAGTTCTGTTAAAGAACTACAATGGTTCCTGGACTCCGCTTGCCATTTTTATCTGTATTCTTTGTATAGCATCGTTTATTTCGGTTTTATTCTTACGTAAAACTCACGAGAATTCTCCTGTAGAGACTTCCTTGTCTTCAAAAACACTAGTCACCAAATAG
- a CDS encoding FAD synthetase family protein, which translates to MDIEYMTHSLDAVFKMNEPHVMALGFFDGVHLGHQSLLQQAKSIAKEMGLKFTVMTFDPHPDEIIKRETDRRYITPLDSKLERISAFGADKIFVMNFNLPFATLPADDFIKKYIVGLHAKHVVVGFDFSFGYKAQGDVDSLPQYSNGGLFKVTVISKKTRNHQKISSTLIRKLIRDGDVHLIPHYLGKPYEIRGCLEGMLMKALYTDRKYIMPKPGLYQVEILSGTKRTMGLLR; encoded by the coding sequence TTGGATATTGAATACATGACTCACTCACTGGATGCTGTGTTTAAGATGAATGAACCGCATGTCATGGCATTAGGCTTTTTTGATGGTGTTCATCTCGGTCATCAATCCTTACTGCAGCAGGCGAAGTCAATCGCTAAAGAGATGGGGTTGAAGTTCACTGTGATGACCTTTGATCCGCATCCAGATGAGATCATTAAACGTGAGACCGATCGGAGATATATTACTCCACTGGATTCGAAGCTGGAGAGAATCTCTGCTTTTGGTGCAGACAAAATTTTTGTCATGAATTTCAATCTTCCATTTGCCACCCTTCCAGCTGATGATTTTATCAAGAAATATATTGTTGGACTTCATGCGAAACATGTTGTCGTAGGCTTCGACTTCTCCTTTGGCTATAAAGCCCAGGGGGATGTCGATTCCTTACCTCAATATAGTAATGGTGGTTTATTTAAAGTAACCGTTATTTCTAAAAAAACAAGAAATCATCAAAAGATCAGTTCCACACTGATTCGAAAATTGATTCGTGACGGTGATGTTCATCTAATCCCGCATTATTTAGGAAAACCTTATGAGATTCGTGGATGTTTAGAAGGAATGTTAATGAAAGCGCTTTACACTGATCGTAAATATATCATGCCGAAACCCGGCCTTTATCAAGTGGAGATCCTTTCAGGGACGAAAAGGACCATGGGACTTCTCAGATGA
- a CDS encoding cupin domain-containing protein — MGKRELEFTDYTNFEVEHFPVKGLSQRVIAQIPGSPVATRILQFEPGTDTSPNGVQLHDFWEELYIIEGSIIDLELDEEFKAGAVACRPPGMKHGPWISPNGCKIFEVRYYAKGQ, encoded by the coding sequence ATGGGTAAAAGAGAGTTAGAATTCACAGATTATACCAATTTTGAAGTGGAACATTTTCCGGTAAAAGGTCTATCGCAAAGGGTGATTGCACAAATTCCAGGCAGTCCGGTAGCGACTCGTATTCTTCAGTTTGAACCTGGCACCGATACTTCTCCAAATGGTGTGCAACTTCATGATTTTTGGGAAGAGCTGTATATTATTGAAGGATCGATTATTGATCTGGAATTGGATGAAGAGTTCAAAGCCGGTGCTGTTGCTTGTCGTCCTCCAGGGATGAAACATGGTCCATGGATATCTCCGAATGGTTGTAAAATATTTGAAGTGCGCTATTATGCCAAAGGCCAATAA
- a CDS encoding DUF2848 family protein, whose product MNFYVNGKEITWEPQNFIIAGYTAKDQAALKAHIEELEKIGVAAPKAVPMIYQLSPELLSTEKVVSTVQNDGSGEAEVVLLHIQGEWYVGIGSDHTDRVLEATSVQKSKQVCAKPISKELWPLSSIEDHWDEIELKSWYSVNGEEHLYQSGKLAAFLSPKELLEIVEARGYSTSETALFCGTLPILSNEFLFGEEFRAELYDARNDRKLELSYQTKILIDSEVV is encoded by the coding sequence ATGAATTTTTATGTAAATGGGAAAGAAATTACTTGGGAACCACAAAACTTTATCATTGCCGGTTACACGGCAAAAGATCAGGCTGCACTAAAAGCCCATATTGAAGAGTTAGAAAAAATAGGTGTGGCTGCTCCTAAAGCTGTGCCAATGATCTATCAGCTATCCCCGGAATTGCTCAGTACAGAAAAAGTTGTCTCTACTGTTCAGAACGATGGCAGTGGTGAGGCAGAGGTGGTATTACTTCATATCCAAGGAGAATGGTATGTGGGGATTGGAAGTGACCATACGGATCGCGTGTTGGAAGCAACATCGGTACAAAAATCAAAACAAGTCTGTGCCAAGCCGATTTCAAAAGAGTTATGGCCTTTAAGCAGTATTGAAGATCATTGGGATGAGATTGAATTGAAGAGCTGGTATTCCGTTAATGGGGAAGAGCATTTATATCAATCTGGAAAGCTGGCGGCTTTTTTATCGCCGAAGGAGCTTTTAGAAATTGTGGAAGCCCGCGGTTATAGCACTTCTGAAACAGCCTTATTTTGTGGTACTCTTCCGATTCTATCAAATGAATTTCTATTCGGAGAGGAATTTCGAGCAGAATTATACGATGCTCGAAATGATAGAAAACTAGAATTATCGTATCAAACAAAAATTTTAATCGATTCTGAGGTGGTTTAA
- a CDS encoding carbon-nitrogen family hydrolase, whose protein sequence is MKIGSIQLEIKDHESKQERIQKVKNMLVEMKGYDLIIMPEIWATGYFAFDRYVEEAEEIDGPFVQEFSQMAKSLQVHLFAGSFVEKAGEDYFNTSILINPEGEVIGSYRKIHLFQYGSQEGKLLTRGSEITVVETPFGKVGLSTCYDLRFPELYRKQVDLGAEILLVTSAWPHQRLEHWKLFNVARALENQCFLISSNCVGKSQGVLLGGHSQVVDPWGVVIAQAGEKETILTTEIDLEEISVIREDFPQLKHRVL, encoded by the coding sequence GTGAAAATTGGTTCGATTCAACTAGAAATTAAAGACCATGAATCTAAACAAGAACGTATTCAAAAAGTAAAAAACATGTTAGTCGAGATGAAAGGTTACGACTTAATCATAATGCCGGAAATTTGGGCAACGGGATATTTTGCTTTTGACCGTTACGTGGAGGAAGCAGAAGAAATCGATGGTCCATTTGTTCAGGAATTTTCGCAAATGGCCAAATCTTTACAAGTTCACCTTTTTGCCGGAAGCTTTGTGGAAAAGGCGGGAGAGGACTACTTTAATACCAGTATCTTGATTAATCCAGAAGGAGAGGTCATCGGAAGTTATCGGAAGATTCATCTGTTCCAATATGGTTCACAGGAAGGGAAATTGCTTACCCGCGGATCAGAGATTACGGTGGTTGAGACACCTTTTGGAAAAGTAGGATTATCGACGTGCTATGACCTGCGATTCCCGGAGCTTTATCGTAAGCAAGTTGACCTTGGTGCAGAGATTTTATTAGTCACTTCCGCTTGGCCACATCAGCGACTTGAACACTGGAAGCTGTTTAATGTAGCCAGAGCCTTAGAAAATCAATGTTTTCTCATCTCCAGTAACTGTGTCGGGAAAAGTCAGGGCGTTTTATTGGGAGGGCATAGCCAAGTGGTCGATCCATGGGGTGTCGTGATTGCACAAGCTGGTGAAAAGGAGACCATCTTAACAACGGAGATAGACTTGGAAGAGATTAGTGTCATTAGAGAAGATTTCCCGCAATTAAAGCATCGCGTTTTATAA